TAGATGCAATAAGTTTGTGCTTTGATACAGTTTCCAAActagaaaatcaaaataaaatatcgTTTGTAAGGaattattttacaatacattCAAAAACGCAATTTGATAGCCTAAAAATCAAATCATAAAGCAAATCCTTTACACGTGTGAATAAACATTATCAGTATGCACAAATTTCACACAAACAGCATCATTATACAGAAAATCAGTATTGAAACCTGAGGCAGAAACGTAATGGATCACTGTGATCCCAACCGAAATAAACGTAAAACTCAtgtaaaaacaagaaaacaaaagcATGATAACAACTTGTATAAATCTTTTTGAGACACTTGGTGTCAAATGCAGAGAAAACATTTTAGCTCAAAACTGGCCTAAACCTCTACGGTGGTGGTGGCAGCAGGGCCGTTGGTGGGGCCCTCCGTTGTGGTTTTCTCGCCGTCTCCCTCTGCTGGTGATGGCGCGGCAGTGCTGTTCTCCGTGGCAGCGCTGTTCTCCGTGGCTTCCTGTTCGCTGCTCTCCGTGGCTTTGCTGTCTTCCGCCTCCTTCTGGTCAGCACCGGTAGTGCTGTTGGCCTTGGTGAGGAGCGCCGTCGTTTCGTTGATGACCTGTGCGCTGTCGGTTGCAGTTGGTGTCTTAATGGCACCGTTCTGCACCGGGAAGGCGCCCTCTATAGCCGTGTAGAGGAACTGATACTGCTCCTGTGGAGAGTTTAGAACTACTTGAGCATTTGGTCTGTTAATTGATCATTTAAGAACTTTTATGTGATGTACATTTGCATACTACATTTAATTTTGGGTTGAAACCTCTTTTAGTACAACATTTCACAATTTCACATTGAATCAGCAAAGGCTAAAATATGAACTTGTGATACAAGATAACTCAGGGTCACTACAATAAcaattttcagtgtgaaaacTAAATTTTATAGTGATTTTTGAAACATATCGGTATTTTAAGAAagtccactccagttttagagtaaaaataaaaaggtaattttttatttttattgatgaAAAAGtctcaattgtgagaaataaagttgaaaatgtgagataaagtcattcttctattgttattatttacaaGTCAAGAACTTACAAATGTTTCCACCATTCCCTGCCTAAACTTGCGCAAGTTTTTGATCTCTTGGAAGACATCCACCAACTTTTCCGTCAATGCGCTGTCCATAAGATTCCATAAGGCACAGAAGATTCCAGTGCGTGACGATccattgctgaaaaaaaaattaaggaaatttaaaaatgcatcaatccatccatctggGAAAGAAACGTCTCTGGTATTGGGACTTACTTGCAGTGCACCACTATAGGGATGCTCCGGTTCATTTTGCTGTTGTCATAATTTCCGTTCTCTCTGATGCTCTTCATCATCTCTATTAACTCCTGAGCGTTCTCAGGAAGTTCAGTGCCTCTCCATTTCAGAAACTGGTACTGATCCACCTTCAAGATGTCTTTCTTCTATTACAGGATTCAAGACGGATCAGTTACTTCATATGTGTCAGAAAACATGTCTGCAGTTAATGAGGACAGATCTTCATGCTGAGGACAAGGACTCTGGTTACCTTTGTGGACTGTATTTCCAGGTGCCGTCTGACGTATGCTGGGAAGCTTTCTGTCTTTTTCACCTCTATTTCCATATCTCCGAACACTTTCTTTTCATCTCCCCAGTACTGAGAACaataatcctggaaaaaaaatacagatatGGCCTGAAAAACTGGACagagatctatctatctatctatctatctatctatctatctatctatctatctatctatctatctatctatctatctatctatctatctatccgtatgtctatctatctatccatacgtctatctatctatctatctatctatctatctatctatctatctatccctacgtctgtctgtctgtctgtctatctgtctatctatctatctatctatctatctatctatctatctatctatctatctatctatctatctatccgtacgTCTATCTATCCGTATGTTTgtcggtctatctatctatctatctatctatctatctatctatctatctatctatccgtacgtctatctatctatctatctatctatctatctatctatctatctatctatctatctatccgtacgtctatctatctatccgtatGTTTgtcggtctatctatctatctatctatctatctatctatctatctatctatctatctatctatctatctatctatctatccgtacgtctatctatctatctatctatctatctatctatctatctatctatccgtacgtctgtctgtctgtctatctatctatctatctatctatctatctatccgtatGTTTgtcggtctatctatctatctatctatctatccgtacgtctgtctgtctgtctatctatctatctatctatctatctatctatctatccatccatccatccatctaatcTATccgtatgtctatctatctatccgtacATCTATCCgtacatctatctatctatctatctatctatccgtacgtctgtctgtctgtctgtctatctatctatctatctatctatctatctatctatctatctatctatctatctatctatccgtacgtctatctatctatctatccgtacgtctatctatctatccgtatGTTTgtcggtctatctatctatctatccgtacgtctatctatctatctatctatctatctatctatctatctatccgtacatccatctatctatctatctatctatccgtatGTTTgtcggtctatctatctatctatctatctatctatctatctatctatctatctatctatctatctatctatctatctatctatccgtacgtctgtctgtctgtctgtctgtctgtctgtctgtctatctatctatctatctatctatctatctatctatccgtatGTTTgtcggtctatctatctatctatctatctatctatctatctatctatctatctatccgtacgtctgtctgtctgtctgtctgtctgtctatctatctatctatctatccgtatGTTTgtcggtctatctatctatctatctatctatctatctatctatctatctatctatctatctatccgtacgtctgtctgtctgtctgtctgtctatctatctatctatctatctatccgtacgTCTATCTATCAgtacgtctgtctgtctgtctatctatctatctatctatctatctatctatctatctatctatccgtatGTTTgtcggtctatctatctatctatccgtacgtctatctatctatctatctatctatctatctatctatctatccgtacgtctatctatctatctatctatctaatctatctatccgtacgtctgtctgtctgtctgtctgtctgtctatctatctatctatctatctatctatctatctatctatctatccgtacgtctatctatctatctatctatctatctaaccgtacgtctgtctatctatctaaccgtacgtctatctatctatctatctatccatctaatctatctatccgtacgtccatctatctatctatctatctatctatctatctatctatctatctatctatctatctatctatctatctatctatccatctaatctatctatccgtacgtctgtctgtctgtctgtctgtctatctatctatctatctatctatccgtacctctatctatctatctatctatctatctatctatctatctatctatctatctgtctatctatctgtctatctatctgtctatctatctatctatctatctatctatctatctatctatctatctatccgtctatccgtctgtctgtctatctatctatctatctatctatctatctatctatctatctatctatctatctatctatctatccgtacgtctgtctgtctgtctgtctgtctatctatctatctatctatctatccgtacgTCTATCTATCAgtacgtctgtctgtctgtctatctatctatctatctatctatctatctatccgtatGTTTgtcggtctatctatctatctatctatccgtacgtctatctatctatctatctatctatctatctatctatctatctatctatctatctatctatctatctatctatctatccgtacgtctatctatctatctatctatctatctaatctatctatccgtacgtctgtctgtctgtctgtctgtctatctatctatctatctatctatctatctatccgtacgtctatctatctatctatctatctaaccgtacgtctgtctatctatctaaccgtacgtctatctatctatctatctatctatctatctatccatctaatctatctatccgtacgtccatctatctatctatctatctatctatctatctatctatctatctatctatctatctatccgtacctctatctatctatctatctatctatctatctatctatctatctatctatctatctatctatctatctatctatctatctgtctatctatctgtctatctatctgtctatctatctatctatctatctatctatctatctatctatctatctatccatctaatctatctatccgtctatccgtctgtctgtctgtctatctatctatctatctatctatctatctatctatctatctatctatctatccatctatctatctatctatccatccatccatccatccatgtattGTAGTCGGTCATACCTTGCCGTCCTCTTGGCAGTCGGTGAGCATGACCAGAGTTTTAGATTGTTGCTGATACAGCATGAGCAGGAACTCCTCCGTTGTGTTTGGTAAAGGCCCCTGTGCAGCGATCAGACTCTTATGACACCAGTAGCCCTGTGGGAAAGTAGTAACAAGCATATTGGGTTGAGATTAACATATTATTGTCACTCACTTAGAAATCAACTAATAGGTATATGAGCTGGTATTCCCTTTTCTCATTTTAATTGTGTATAACTAAATCACACATACAaaagaatgaaataaaaaaagctttaacatttttatcACAGCACATTTTTTACTTCCATTGTAATTagtgtaattaaaatgaatgatatATTAGATAATATAAAATCAAGGGAATCAAGTTTTGTACATCAATAAATGAAGCGTTGATGTATTCATTAGATTCTTCTTCCTCGTCTGATGAATACTCGTCCTCATCCTCAGGGTCACTGGTCTGGTTGCCCTCAATTTCAAGTCTAAACAGGACTCGATTAAAGTCATCTGCAACAGAAATATTTGCTGGTTACTCTGTTTGttgttaatttataattaataaataatgtggTCTATATGACATATAGTACTGTAACATGAATATGAAACTAGGATCTGCAGATCAATAAAGTTGGTGTTGATCACTCACATGGGATATGAGACGAGTAGCGGTTTTTCTTCTTGTTGTCCTCGCTGCCTCCTGTGTTAAATGTTCTCCAGTTTTTAAATTTGGGGAGTTTCTTTATAAAAACAACAAGGAAACATGCTGCTTTAATAATCAAATACACTTCTGTGTCCAGGTGACAATCATAGGAGGAGGACAAACCTGGAACTCCATTTCAAGCAAACTGGGGTCACTTCCATCTTTCTGCCTGAGGGTGTTGAGCGCCGAGTGGAATTCAGACAGTGGGACCTCCGTCTCTCCAAACTGGTTGTGCTCTATCAGAGCGGTGTGGATCAGTATGTACTGGGGCTGACACAatcaacaacacacacacacttaaatttaaataaaccaaatataaaataaaggttgttacaaaaaaaagttttttccgATTTTGTCAACAAAACAATGCAATTTTGCCAGACTTAAAAGGTTAgatcaccccaaaatgaaaacattgccattaattactcaccatcattttgttccaaacatgtaagacttgtgttcatcttcaaaactcaAATGAATaacttttaatgaaatctgagtgctttctgtccctccatagacagctactgTACGCAACTGACagtttgacgcttcaaaaagttcataaagagatcaaatccatatgaattcaCTGGTTTACtcaattttctgaagagacatgatctcTTTGTATGATGAACAGAATGAATGAAGGTTTTTActcatataaacattcattaattaacacatcagttatggtaaacagaagctcaagcatgttcgcttgacgtgtgagaaccaatgaggttcattctcgtgtgttacgcagcacgtttgagcttctgtttatgttcacttatcaatgtttatatgtgaataaaagcctacatTTAATCTGCTCATCATATAAAaagattgtgtctcttcagaaattttggactaaaccgctcaattcatatggattagttttacaatctcttaatgaactttttgaagcgtcaaagtggtagttgtgtagctgttTATAGAGGAACAGAAATAGCTCAgatgtcattaaaatattttcatttgtgttctgaagatgaacaaaagtcttacaggtttcatttaaaatatatttttaggatttataatacaaattacactttttatttagcatttaaaggcacaatatctAATTTtctgccactagaggtcgcttattcaaaaaaaaaaaaaaaatcatgggaGCTGTTATCTTCAGACGGTGGAAAAGATTCCAACGAGACTGACAAAAAATCATATTCACGGAtaagctaatgtattaaagatttattaacattattactGTAGTCTGAAGCAGGCTGTGGCTGAAAGGCGTTGGAGGGGAATGCAGCCGCTGGAGCcattgttaatgagagacacGAGCGACACCAACTCGAaagcagtggagcttttattatgccatgTATGTGGAGTAACACAGCgcttttttaaatcacaattagatacatttgtgttttgaaagttgttataatgctactctgtgatAATACCCTGTGAtaatgttataatgctactgtacaatatttaaacaataagtcTTACTGTGTTAAGCTATAAAACAATGATTAGCTTTCTGTCAAtgaaacagttgctcacctgtctaataaaacacataattatattatatagtgtctttggtgtttcaatgctttctacaaaataaaaccggaaatcgagggtaaatCGAGGGTTACAATCGCTTATTTctttggatttaaacattcttggaaacatgtgggataatgtaagtacacaagtcaacaaaatatatcactgttctagtggtttttagatattttaatccaacaatcttacatattgtgtctttgtatgtatatatgtacagtacagtccaaaagtttggaaccactaagatttttaatgtctttaaaagaagtttcgtctgctcaccaaggctacatttatttaattaaaaatacagtaaaaacagtaatattgtgaaatattattacaatttaaaataactgttttctatttgaatatatttcacaaagtaatttattcctgtgatggcaaagctgaattttcagcatcattactccagtcttcagtgtcacatgatccttcagaaatcattctaatatgctgatttgctgctcaagaaacatttaatgtgtacaattgtacaaaatatttatgtacaatatatatttttttaggattatttgatgaatagaaagttcaaaagaacagtgtttatctgaaatctaatcttttgtaacattataaatgtctttactgacacttttgattgatttaatgcatccttgctgaataaaagtattcatttctttaatttcttttcaaaaaaataaaaataaaaattcttactgaccccaaacttttgaacggtagtgtataatgctacagaagctttgtatttcagataaatgctgttcttttgaactattcatcaaggaatcctgaaaaaaaaagtacacaactgttttcaacattgaaaataatcataaatgtttattgagcagcaaatcagcatattagaatgatttctgaaggatcatgtgacactgaagactggagtaacgatgctgaaaattcagctttgcatcacaggaataaattactttgtcaaatatatttaaatagtacacagttattttaaattgtaataatatttcacaatattactgttttttactgtatttttaattaaataaatgtagccttggtgagcagacgaaacttcttttaaaaacattaaaaatcttagtggttccaaacttttggactgtactgtatatatatatatatatattagtcaaaccaaaatgtattcagacaccttgaacatttcattcattaactcactaaagcaaaacatggtcaggtcaaagtgtctgaataatttttggttccaaatttttatcaattttactggtagcccactgtatgaagaatttttgggtataatatgtcacaatttactttatttttctgtcctcatttacataaatgaactatagtatatatatatatatatatatatatatatatatatatatatatatatatatatatatatatatatatatatatatatatatatatattattattttttttttaataacacttTTTCCCCCTGCTGTCTCACTCACCTCAACCTGAACCATGAGGCAACGCTGGCGACGTAGTTTCGCTACAAATCCATAGATGTCCACTCTGCCCTCCGCCTCGAGACTTTCAATCATTGCGTCAATGCCAATGTAGGTTCCTGTGCGGCCGACGCCTGCACTATAGACGATATGCCAACATTCACATTAAGATTCATCAACTCCAAATGACTTTCTGACAGGTAGTAATCACTATGGTCCTGCGTTACCTGCAGTGGACCACGACCGGACCGCTGAAGAAGTTCTTGAAGGAGTTGACTCTTCTCCTGAGCTTCAGAAGCAGGCTGGGGTCTTGAGGCACTCCGTGGTCAGGCCAGCTGATGAACTGGATATGAGTGACCTCTCTTTCTGGGGCTTTCTCTCGCTTCTGTAACACATACACAGACACTCAGTAAGTTAAAACTGTCTAAATAAAGCACCTAAGAATGACCGGACCGCACACACTTACATTGGCCAGGACCAGATAGCGAATGATATAATCAGGGCAGTGTTCCTCAGCTCGAATTTTCACAACAAAATCTTCGAAAATCTCAGTCTCTCTGTCCAGAGATGGCCAATACTGAGCGCATTTGAtctgaaaagacaaaaaaaaaaagcagcagtCAGTGGAAATAATTCACATTCAAAGTCTTTATGATGATGAAAAAAACTATATCAATAAGAAATAAACTGAGACTGCAGCAaagattgttattgttaacaaaaAGTTAAAACCAAAACTACTAATACTTCTTTTTGGTAACTAAAATAAAGctttgggggaaaaaagaaaaaaataaaataaaattatatatatatatataaatcacacAACCACTTACCTTGTTTCCTTCCTCACAACGGGTGACCATGACAATAATGGATGACTTTTGCTCCCAAACCATTCGCCAGAAATCATCAATAGTCTCATCTTTTGGTCCTGGAAAATCCGTCCAACAACAATTGAAATGTAGCTATTATTTAAACTTTAATAATCTTAATTGTTGCCATAAACAATTTCCCTGCATTTTATGTTTGCCAAGCAACAGTAACATTGAATATGGGGTCAAACTGTGCGTTCATTGGCCACTTTGAATTTTCCTCAGCCAATCACAATTTAGAATGATAAATATCCGTTTAATAAGAGGATTTATACCTTGGGCTGCAATGTATTTCTTCGGCTCTTGATATCCCTGTATGGgaagaaaaacaatgatataaattataaagtcagaaattgTGAAAGTGATTCTTGTGCTTTGAAATATGTGTTTATGTGACCGCACCTCGATGAAGCTGGCATTGATGTATTCACGTTCACCTCCAGTTGTGAGAGGAACACGATTATAGTCATCTACGAATTCAAGCATAAAACAATACATTCTTAGATCGAAATATGAAAACTACTCAAGGAATTGAGGGTAAATGGATGTCTTTATAAATACTGGAGTGATATTTACAGGGCAGAATGTCAACGTAGCGGTTCTTGGACTGGTTTTCTTGTTTCTTCGCCTCTTTGATGGTGTAATTGGAGAAAATTCGGGGAATGCTCTGAGGAGAAGCAGAATCTGAATGCATTTCTCATTACATTTAAACAGTGGAAGCAGACACTACAGATTTATCGTTTAGAGAATCACCTGAAACTCATCCATAAACAGACGGCTCTCATCAGCAATCTTGGTCTTGTAAGCTTCTATTAAATTGTCTGCGTAGATGGGCTCAACTGGGCGCAGGGGTTCTAGGAGAGGAGATGGAAAACCAAAGGGTTCTTCTCAAATTAATTTACTTTCAAAATACACTGAAATGACTTTGATAGGAGCTAATTACATACGTGTAAGAAGAAtctcttcatcttcatcattcCTGTGGTGAGAAGTCCCATCAGAAACagattaatatttatgttagtGTTGATACCATCATGATTTTATATTAATCGAAAATGATACATTAGACAACTGACCGTTTTCTTTTGAGCAGGAAAATTTTGTACAGCACAAAAAGGAGGGCAAGTGACGTCATAATGATGAGGAAAGCCAAGAATCCAATGACACCCTTATCATTATCTGAGAAAGGAACACATCACTTCAGATATTGGCCTGTTATTCTGCTCTATAactatatttataacattttattattgtaaacaaatcaatactttttatgttttaattttatttgataacatttctaaatatgcaaataatatTATAGGTATGTTAGAGTAAGAAAAGGTTGTTCTTACACCTAGTGGATCTGGTAATTGTAACACTGGACTCATTAAGGTTACCATTCATGGCttttatctgaatttaattgaatgaataaatgaattattaaatgtgaaacacaaattaaaacattattaattcCATTCAGGctacagcaaaaaaaaataataataaaaatacctCAAAAGTATATTCTGTGAGGTAGTAAAGATTGTCAAATTTAAATGAACAGTGCGTCTTATTTTTAACTTCttgtgaatttttatttatggCTATATAATTTCCGGGAAGTCCATTCCATTCGTCTTTCTTCAAGTTCTTGCAGCTAACAGtgaaagaattgtgagatgtttCCGATACTTTCACATCATTCTGTGTAAAACTGGGCtctattaaaacagaaaaaaaacaaaaacagtttatATGTGATTTTATACTGATAATTTGATAAGATGTCTTTATTTCCTATTAGATCATAATCTCAATGACATTTCTGCAGTTATGGATTTAAAAATTGCCCATTACTGCACTTCCAGAAAATCCAGTAATCTGTTGAACTACAAGATAAAAACTCAAAGCAGTcataaaactacaaaataaacaataattggAATCATTAGTGAAATATGCAGTAAGCACTGATAGTAAAAAATAATAGTAGAAGGacagtatatataaaatttcCTTCATTATGGTCCAAAATGGGGACAAAATATCTAATGTAATCACTGTTTGTGAAGACTAACAAAAAAAGAAGTCTTTAACATAACAGATCATAGTCTGTCATATTTTGTGACTTTTGGTCATTTGTTTTGGCCTCACACTTTCCAACATTATGCAGGTCGTAAACATATAGATTGTAAGTTTCTTTACATACAAATGTACAGAAGttcaaattatgaaataattatttaaaaattacacttaCTGTGAGGAAGTGTTCTTATGGAATGAGAGATGCTATAAAAAAAGTCATCACTGATATTGGAATTGGCCAAAATATTGCATGTGTAGTTGGTAAATGCATGTAACTCATCATTCCTGCAGACTTTAGTGGGTTTGGATGTGTCACATCTTAGTTCTGAAAAGACAAGTGGTAGACATGTACACTGTCAAGTTTACTGAATGAAAAATGCATGAAAGTCCTCAGAATATTTAAAGGCAAAATAGACAAAATAGCAGCATTTatatttggaacgacatgagtgttAGTAAATAGTTATAggatttttatttgtgtatgactaatcctttaactggaTTTATGCAAACAGCTGATCATTTCAAAATCTGATTTCAGTGATACTGAattagggaaaaaaaagagcTCTTACTTTTTCCATGGTCGTAACTGTTTGTACAATTGCCTGAAAAATGGAAGTGAATGCCTGAGCAATTATTTCCAGGGGATAGCTTCCATTCAATCTCAATTAAGTTGTTGTTCAATGAAAGTACTTTAGTTTTATTTGTAAAATCTGTAAAAGAGAAAACAGAATTCAGGATCAAAGCAAAACATAAAGCATGAGACAGAAACACATGTAGCTGGGTGTTTTTGGGcactttatgttttatttaactaccagattttgtatttttctttatgTTATTTGAAGGTCACAATTAAATGGTCTATTTTTTCATGCCTTCAGCCTTTATTTTCAAATGCCTTTTAAGTATAATTTCCATCACAGAATACTATTAAAACAATTTGAAAGGTGGTGAATGATCACAACCTtcagaaaaatacaaaaatataaaagtttatAAAATAACAGGATTCTCCTTTATGCATGTACTGTTTGGAATTGTTTGTcaacatataaaataaactaGAAAACTAGTGTTTCATAAGTCCACAGGGCCCATAGTTGAAGAAGCAGCttcataaataaaagtattacagCAACTACAGTATAATCTAATTTTGCAATTCATGgcattattgtaaaatatttgcaGGAGCGGGGAGTCATATAAGTCAGAAACTCACCACAACTGATGTTAATTTGTTTTGGATTGCTTTCAATGAACGTATTGTTAGATTCGTATTGTCCAGTGCAGCTGTACATTTCGGAAGGCACCAAAAAGACTTTCTTATTCAAGTGATGTGTTTCTGTCTTTGAATTTTTATCTGAAAAAGTAGAAAGAGAAAACTCAATCTTCTGCAGTATTAGTGTTTATGCATCAGTGtgaatgatttaaaaatgacataattcaTTTGGAAAAGACATTTAACATAAACATTATCCTTACTTACCAGTGCAATTGACCTTAAATTTGCTATCATCACATTGATCTGGTTTGTTACTCCACTTAAACATAGTGGGGATAGTATGACTGAAGGTTATTTCAGgtttgactaaaaaaaaaaaaaaaagaaaagaaaagaaaagaaagaagcagCACACAttcttaattaatattttattagtgtAAATTATGTCACTACAAACTTTCTAttaaaattgtgacttttttttccccatgtaAGACAAAAGGAGTTATCGCAATGTAAATATGTGtacaatataaacataaaataatcataattatcaaataaacaaaataaatacatataattgtATAGAAATTAACTGTAACACATACCATTGGAAACTAAAAAACTGATT
This genomic stretch from Megalobrama amblycephala isolate DHTTF-2021 linkage group LG2, ASM1881202v1, whole genome shotgun sequence harbors:
- the ptprc gene encoding receptor-type tyrosine-protein phosphatase C isoform X9, which produces MARFFALGPLVLVLCLVLCSAKDNQSISSTLISTSNPPAPATEESTRNNNVTQSTSTLISTSNPPAPATEGTSSTLKPTLTVLPSLTPSQQHDTGTSSTLKQTLTVLPSLTPSQQHNTGSSSTLKPTLTVLPSLTPSQQHDTGASSTLKMDLTSVLPSLTPSQQHDTGTEATSSPNTNITLLTSTQSISTSPALTTSMGTTKNCEYTVTRTEKEAIVHVWNVNVSDSNNQTYTIRLMDQDTTVFNQKGSSPFKILLTSLKPCTNYTVEVDDCQLKDEPINFQVDKSTRHSAKIEDEKVCFTDDRWNLTKCFTISNETSCKDMPIPFNLDTCTYTMDVHMPPVKPEITFSHTIPTMFKWSNKPDQCDDSKFKVNCTDKNSKTETHHLNKKVFLVPSEMYSCTGQYESNNTFIESNPKQINISCDFTNKTKVLSLNNNLIEIEWKLSPGNNCSGIHFHFSGNCTNSYDHGKKLRCDTSKPTKVCRNDELHAFTNYTCNILANSNISDDFFYSISHSIRTLPHKPSFTQNDVKVSETSHNSFTVSCKNLKKDEWNGLPGNYIAINKNSQEVKNKTHCSFKFDNLYYLTEYTFEIKAMNGNLNESSVTITRSTRYNDKGVIGFLAFLIIMTSLALLFVLYKIFLLKRKRNDEDEEILLTQPFGFPSPLLEPLRPVEPIYADNLIEAYKTKIADESRLFMDEFQSIPRIFSNYTIKEAKKQENQSKNRYVDILPYDYNRVPLTTGGEREYINASFIEGYQEPKKYIAAQGPKDETIDDFWRMVWEQKSSIIVMVTRCEEGNKIKCAQYWPSLDRETEIFEDFVVKIRAEEHCPDYIIRYLVLANKREKAPEREVTHIQFISWPDHGVPQDPSLLLKLRRRVNSFKNFFSGPVVVHCSAGVGRTGTYIGIDAMIESLEAEGRVDIYGFVAKLRRQRCLMVQVEPQYILIHTALIEHNQFGETEVPLSEFHSALNTLRQKDGSDPSLLEMEFQKLPKFKNWRTFNTGGSEDNKKKNRYSSHIPYDFNRVLFRLEIEGNQTSDPEDEDEYSSDEEEESNEYINASFIDGYWCHKSLIAAQGPLPNTTEEFLLMLYQQQSKTLVMLTDCQEDGKDYCSQYWGDEKKVFGDMEIEVKKTESFPAYVRRHLEIQSTKKKDILKVDQYQFLKWRGTELPENAQELIEMMKSIRENGNYDNSKMNRSIPIVVHCNNGSSRTGIFCALWNLMDSALTEKLVDVFQEIKNLRKFRQGMVETFEQYQFLYTAIEGAFPVQNGAIKTPTATDSAQVINETTALLTKANSTTGADQKEAEDSKATESSEQEATENSAATENSTAAPSPAEGDGEKTTTEGPTNGPAATTTVEV